The following proteins are co-located in the Penaeus monodon isolate SGIC_2016 chromosome 10, NSTDA_Pmon_1, whole genome shotgun sequence genome:
- the LOC119578002 gene encoding uncharacterized protein LOC119578002, whose amino-acid sequence MCRSSVFIVLGLVVMVAAVSQARYLPTRADDSRLDEIRELIRELLERTAEGSNSRMMANSGYEKRYLFKRSAIPEGSNSNNNNLSNVAGGEVATPLINLPQ is encoded by the exons aTGTGCCGCAGCTCCGTGTTCATCGTCCTCGGTCTGGTAGTGATGGTCGCTGCTGTTAGCCAGGCCCGCTACCTCCCAACCCGCGCCGATGACTCCAGGCTCGACGAAATCAGGGAACTTATCAGAGAG CTGCTGGAGCGCACAGCAGAGGGAAGCAACAGCAGAATGATGGCCAACTCCGGCTACGAAAAGCGGTATCTCTTCAAGCGATCTGCAATCCCCGAaggcagcaacagcaacaacaacaaccttaGCAACGTTGCAGGAGGCGAAGTAGCGACGCCTCTCATTAACCTCCCccagtaa